The following are from one region of the Lineus longissimus chromosome 19, tnLinLong1.2, whole genome shotgun sequence genome:
- the LOC135502961 gene encoding DDB1- and CUL4-associated factor 13-like produces the protein MRVKILSRNPSEFRRETKKDIQKVPRNYDPSLHPFEAPREYTRALNAAKLERVFAKPFVGSLDGHSEGVHCLCKHPKQLSTLLSGAYDGELKLWNLPRRECTRSIQAHDGFVRGICCHPNGEYFFSCGDDKIIKQWSMASPTDGQEEPVNSIVGKHIFQSIDHHWKNNMFATAGETVDIWDEERSSPVRTFTWGVDSIGSVKFNPVETHLLGATAQDRSIILYDMRGANPLRKVILKLRSNTIAWNPMEAFIFTAANEDYNLYTFDMRNLSEPLNVHMDHVSAVLDVDYSPTGKEFVSGSYDKTIRIFSVDKSHSREIYHTKRMQRVVCVKWSSDNKYLLSGSDEMNIRVWKAKASEKLGALQLREKAAFNYNEKLKEKFAHHPHVKRIIRHRHIPRPVYTAAIEHRTIKYSQKRKEANRRAHSKAGAVPYVGERKKSVVGERK, from the exons ATGAGGGTCAAAATATTATCAAGAAATCCGAGTGAATTCCGTCGGGAAACGAAGAAAGACATTCAAAAAG TGCCAAGAAACTATGATCCTTCTCTTCATCCCTTTGAAGCTCCAAGAGAATACACCAGAGCTCTCAATGCAGCCAAACTAGAACGAGTCTTTGCCAAGCCGTTTGTTGGGTCCCTGGATGGACACAGCGAAGGGGTTCATTGCCTCTGTAAACATCCCAAACAGTTGTCAACGTTATTATCTGGTGCTTACGACGGGGAG CTGAAGTTATGGAACTTGCCGCGGAGGGAGTGTACTCGGAGTATCCAGGCTCATGATGGTTTTGTGCGTGGAATCTGCTGTCATCCAAATGGAGAATACTTCTTCTCA TGTGGAGATGACAAGATTATTAAACAATGGAGCATGGCGTCCCCTACAGATGGTCAGGAGGAACCAGTCAACTCGATCGTTGGGAAGCACATCTTTCAATCTATAGACCACCACTGGAAAAATAATATGTTTGCCACAGCTGGAGAAACG GTTGACATTTGGGATGAAGAGCGATCGTCCCCTGTTCGGACATTCACATGGGGTGTTGATAGTATAGGCAGTGTGAAATTCAACCCGGTAGAG ACTCATTTACTAGGAGCGACAGCCCAGGATAGATCTATTATTCTTTATGACATGAGAGGTGCTAATCCGTTGCGGAAGGTTATATTGAAATTGCGATCGAACACAATAGCTTGGAATCCGATGGAAGCGTTTATATTCACAGCAGCTAATGAAGATTATAA CTTGTACACATTTGATATGAGGAACCTAAGCGAACCACTTAATGTTCATATGGATCATGTCTCCGCAG TTTTAGATGTCGACTACTCACCGACTGGTAAAGAATTTGTATCAGGGAGTTACGACAAGACTATTCGGATCTTCTCTGTTGACAAGAGTCATAGCAG GGAGATCTATCATACGAAGAGAATGCAGCGTGTAGTTTGTGTGAAATGGTCATCAGACAATAAATATCTATTATCTGGGTCGGACGAGATGAATATACGAGTATGGAAGGCGAAGGCATCAGAGAAACTTGGGGCG TTACAATTGCGGGAGAAGGCGGCCTTCAACTACAACGAGAAGCTGAAAGAGAAGTTTGCACACCACCCGCACGTGAAACGTATCATCCGCCATCGGCATATACCCAGACCAGTCTACACCGCCGCCATTGAACACAGGACCATTAAATACTCGCAGAAGAGAAA GGAGGCAAATCGTCGAGCCCACAGCAAGGCGGGAGCGGTGCCTTACGTCGGGGAGAGGAAGAAAAGCGTTGTGGGGGAAAGAAAATAG
- the LOC135503315 gene encoding snaclec agkicetin-C subunit beta-like yields MLRLGLFLSAVLYANAFLANTNDECTQEAENYHTGSNSCYMVPLGELQTWNGAQTFCKGRGGDLASIPSQSAQDFVEALIEKLNPVAKDNALFININSVGSSAEGWMDGETSTYRHWAGGRDKGPWSTSRPTGCMLVRPDDSKYFWTGCYYNWPMEFICRFKK; encoded by the exons ATGTTGAGGCTAGGTCTATTCCTGTCCGCAGTGCTCT ATGCCAATGCGTTCTTGGCGAATACCA ATGATGAGTGCACTCAAGAGGCGGAAAACTACCACACAGGTAGTAACAGCTGTTACATGGTGCCTCTAGGAGAGCTACAGACATGGAACGGAGCACAGACGTTCTGCAAGGGAAGGGGTGGAGATTTGGCTAGTATCCCAAGCCAGAGCGCACAGG ATTTCGTCGAGGCTTTGATTGAGAAGTTGAACCCAGTTGCCAAGGACAACGCCttgttcatcaacatcaacagtGTTGGGTCGTCTGCGGAGGGTTGGATGGACGGAGAGACATCCACGTATAG GCATTGGGCTGGTGGCCGTGACAAGGGCCCGTGGAGCACGTCCCGGCCGACTGGCTGCATGCTGGTCAGACCGGATGATAGCAAATACTTCTGGACGGGATGCTACTACAATTGGCCCATGGAGTTCATCTGTAGATTCAAGAAGTAA
- the LOC135503316 gene encoding tudor domain-containing protein 7-like isoform X1, whose translation MDLSNVKSLLRAVVQSCKEGVPLSKLSGEYRVITGDHIPFKKLGYSTIDDFLRAIPDTASVRRNRDGDLTVYAVADESTAHLEKLIAKQKTNTKKRGRGGSRRPTARITRPLTHGGGRGGRGGAQGSYSRMPPRSNYYNSFPTAKTAPPPRFPQYSSENMADFGYSRKVLQGGGDKFGLSVSFQNTEQYRKPLLPTPQTKQGHGDDSKIHFSERYQVPPRFQRLVESGKAKGGSRQGPLETTNTNSNQPETRSLSAATTDNVSNNDVGATSDAFPRGDTSTVGYKSMLNIYLAKHKLSTPMYNSLETPSGFVSHVKVKGKTYGSRSIVKAKKTAEQLAAQSACEDLGISEALIESYTKKVPKKGKPVNLSKGPDIQGMSLGGLAGDDSKIDEMSKEFSKVVVDTPNNEIKNRVRDLIATKPSGMWNTRFPIEYKEKYGENLPSNYGELLKSWDDIIRIEESAAAKTMSIYYPVSQSATKMMSTSSGAASRFEKVIIPPMKTYKAGDKLKVFISYTLHCNEFYVQEEASCIERIMEEIRGHYESRGCPKEITKMEEGSYCVAQFSDDGNWYRAKVISTRVSGKFETEGEVLYIDYGNTEFIPKSKMKRMLSSVAKEPAQAIKCSLHGVTPTEASWSIDCIREFCKLTEDQLLTVEVLDVIDDTCDISLGTDLLCINDVLVEKGYANQRLVEPDTLVIPDDENLDVFVSFINKTSDVVVRLVGPNYSELLEDLEEKMERFYTKKTIPPTFVRAGTLYALVNENDDGLSVNRVRAIHVDGEEVNVSFMDHGGRETVKVSQLRNLDNKFRKLPYQAITVSLSGLEEFETNEEILEKLLDDVLGKSCLAKVVSRSDRLSVILFDTSSENDVNVNNLLMETVSDQDLSPHLPTDGSLKEVYIIHIDPNGLFHLQVPGPGKQRLETMMGEIQAHFSKRIGADEFIANPEPGQIVCARDLVDSRWCRAEILQVLPDRKVEVYYVDYGNSEVTEISELRSPAKASPHTLSFPHQAVQCTLFGLPPPGKMWTQETVRTLEASIDLDAFVPIKTMTQATDNSPAEVVMFLFDENERNFIPLNEDILEFADDLEAEVNDVVFDDLDDVTLDESAEAAYRQEAELSDGATVASDASTAMTLDSLDVNISKLMDTTVDASEVGLNNWLVLNHTGVNDSLNTQKEENNNGQTVTDIQNISAIEPAAPPNNIGSNSNSNSGSIDSFQLPNHRTKSIDSTASFDSLSEPLSSMRMKYYHRIPIPTIADIPEVGSFFDIHVTWVCDPSNFAVVPYDSQKDLETLMSEMYSAYQFKWQHTNLTVFHKDQLYAAFYEDLWYRVVVKDLLPEEQTVSVQFVDYGDYNIVPMDTLQPLPGDFRELPLQAFRAELSGICPADGKAWSNNCEKRLRELLSDRDLVALIKDNNIKQGQAIKVKLVDTSDEENDVCIDDVLVNEGFAKYV comes from the exons ATGGACCTGAGTAATGTGAAGTCATTACTCAGGGCTGTGGTCCAGAGCTGCAAGGAGGGTGTTCCGCTCAGCAAACTTTCGG GAGAGTACCGTGTGATAACCGGAGATCATATCCCATTCAAAAAGCTTGGTTATTCCACAATTGATGATTTCCTGAGGGCTATTCCTGATACTGCTTCTGTCAGAAG GAATCGTGATGGCGACCTCACCGTCTACGCCGTGGCGGATGAGTCGACGGCCCATTTAGAAAAACTGATCGCCAAACAGAAGACAAATACTAAGAAGAGAGGAAGAGGAGGGTCGAGAAGGCCAACTGCTCGG ATAACAAGGCCACTAACACATGGTGGAGGTCGAGGTGGTCGGGGCGGGGCCCAGGGCTCCTACTCCCGCATGCCACCTCGATCAAACTACTACAACAGTTTCCCAACCGCAAAAACAGCTCCTCCACCACGTTTCCCGCAATACAGCAGTGAGAATATGGCAGATTTCGGATACTCACGAAAGGTTTTGCAAGGCGGTGGCGACAAGTTTGGTCTGTCCGTCAGCTTTCAGAATACGGAGCAG TACCGCAAACCGCTCCTTCCAACGCCTCAAACAAAACAAGGTCATGGTGATGACTCTAAAATTCATTTCTCTGAGCGCTACCAAGTCCCGCCGCGATTTCAAAGACTTGTGGAATCCGGCAAGGCGAAGGGAGGTTCCAGGCAGGGAC ccttggaaacaaccaacacaaattctaatcaaCCGGAGACCAGAAGTCTATCGGCAGCGACCACTGATAATGTGTCTAACAATGACGTTGGTGCCACCTCGGATGCCTTCCCTCGAGGCGACACTTCAACCGTGGGTTACAAGTCCATGCTTAATATCTATTTGGCCAAACACAAGCTCAGCACTCCCATGTATAATTCGCTGGAAACACCGTCTGGATTTGTGTCGCATGTGAAAGTCAAAGGAAAGACGTATGGATCAAGAA GCATCGTAAAGGCCAAGAAAACAGCAGAACAACTGGCGGCACAGTCTGCATGTGAAGATCTAGGCATCAGTGAAG ctCTAATCGAGAGTTATACGAAAAAGGTGCCCAAGAAAGGTAAACCAGTCAACTTGAGCAAAGGTCCTGATATACAGGGCATGAGTTTAGGCGGATTAGCTGGTGATG ACAGCAAGATTGACGAAATGAGCAAAGAATTCAGCAAAGTTGTGGTGGATACGCCAAATAATGAGATCAAGAACAGAGTCCGAGAT TTGATTGCCACGAAACCCTCGGGAATGTGGAATACACGCTTCCCTATTGAATACAAAGAAAAATATGGCGAGAATTTACCATCAAATTATGGAGAATTACTTAAAAGCTGGGACGATATTATCAGAATTGAAGA GAGTGCAGCAGCGAAGACCATGTCTATATACTATCCAGTTAGTCAGTCAGCGACGAAAATGATGTCAACATCGTCTGGTGCTGCGTCCAGATTTGAGAAGGTCATCATCCCGCCGATGAAAACATACAAGGCTGG TGATAAATTGAAAGTGTTCATATCATACACGCTGCATTGCAATGAGTTTTACGTCCAGGAGGAAGCCTCGTGTATCGAAAGGATCATGGAAGAAATCCGAGGCCACTATGAG TCGCGCGGCTGCCCGAAGGAAATTACGAAAATGGAGGAAGGGAGTTACTGCGTGGCGCAGTTCAGTGACGATGGTAACTGGTACAGGGCGAAGGTTATATCGACAAGGGTTTCTGGAAAG TTTGAGACGGAAGGAGAGGTTCTTTATATTGACTACGGCAACACTGAGTTTATCCCCAAGTCGAAGATGAAGAGAATGTTATCATCAGTTGCTAAGGAACCAGCACAAGCTATAAAGTGTTCGTTACACGGGGTCACACCAACTGAG GCCTCTTGGAGCATAGACTGCATCAGGGAGTTCTGTAAACTCACGGAGGACCAGCTATTGACTGTTGAGGTTCTAGACGTCATCG ATGACACTTGTGATATCTCGCTGGGAACCGACCTTCTCTGTATCAATGACGTCCTCGTAGAGAAAGGTTATGCAAATCAACGATTAGTAGAACCAG ATACCTTGGTGATACCTGATGATGAAAATCTCGACGTCTTTGTGTcatttatcaacaaaacatCGGACGTCGTTGTACGCCTTGTGGGGCCAAACTATTCA GAACTATTAGAGGACCTCGAAGAAAAAATGGAGAGGTTTTACACCAAGAAAACCATCCCTCCAACATTCGTGCGAGCTGGTACGCTCTATGCTCTCGTGAATGAGAACGATGATGGTCTTTCGGTCAATCGGGTCCGTGCTATTCACGTTGATGGCGAAGAG GTGAATGTGTCATTTATGGATCACGGTGGAAGAGAAACCGTCAAGGTCAGCCAATTGAGGAATTTAGACAACAAGTTCAGGAAGCTGCCGTATCAGGCCATTACTGTCAGTTTATCAGGCTTGGAAGAATTTGAAACGAACGAAGAAATTTTGGAGAAATTGTTGGATGATGTACTTGGAAAGAGTTGCTTGGCGAAAGTTGTTAGCAG ATCAGATCGTCTGAGTGTGATCCTCTTTGACACGTCTTCTGAAAACGACGTCAACGTCAACAATCTCCTCATGGAGACCGTCAGCGACCAAGACTTGTCACCACACCTGCCAACAGATGGCTCTCTCAAGGAAGTTTACATCATCCATATTGACCCTAATGGCCTGTTCCACCTCCAGGTGCCTGGGCCGGGGAAGCAGCGCCTTGAGACGATGATGGGAGAGATCCAGGCACACTTTTCTAAG AGGATTGGTGCGGATGAATTCATCGCGAATCCTGAACCGGGCCAGATAGTCTGTGCGAGAGACCTGGTAGACAGTCGATGGTGTCGGGCAGAGATTCTCCAGGTTCTTCCCGACAGGAAGGTGGAGGTGTATTACGTCGATTACGGCAATTCAGAAGTCACCGAGATCAGCGAACTGCGTAGTCCAGCTAAAGCTAGTCCGCATACACTGTCATTCCCTCATCAg GCAGTGCAGTGTACATTGTTCGGTTTACCGCCTCCCGGGAAGATGTGGACCCAAGAGACTGTGAGGACTCTTGAAGCCTCCATCGATTTGGATGCGTTTGTGCCAATTAAG ACCATGACGCAAGCAACAGACAACAGTCCGGCGGAAGTGGTCATGTTCCTCTTCGACGAGAATGAGAGGAATTTCATCCCATTGAATGAAGATATATTAGAATT TGCTGATGACTTGGAAGCCGAAGTGAATGATGTCGTATTTGATGATTTAGACGACGTAACTTTAGATGAATCGGCTGAAGCCGCCTATAGGCAGGAAGCGGAACTATCAGATGGTGCTACGGTAGCCTCGGATGCTTCAACAGCCATGACGTTGGATAGTCTTGatgtcaacatttcaaaactgaTGGACACCACTGTTGATGCTTCTGAAGTTGGGCTGAACAATTGGCTAGTCTTGAATCACACTGGCGTCAACGATTCTTTAAATACTCAAAAAGAGGAAAATAACAACGGGCAAACAGTTACAGATATTCAAAATATCTCCGCTATTGAACCAGCGGCGCCACCAaacaacattggcagcaactcAAATTCGAACTCTGGGTCCATAGATTCGTTCCAGCTTCCAAATCATCGGACTAAGTCCATAGACTCGACGGCGAGCTTTGATAGCTTGTCGGAACCGTTATCGAGTATGCGGATGAAATATTATCACAGGATCCCGATACCGACGATAGCAGACATACCGGAGGTTGGGAGTTTCTTCGATATTCATGTGACGTGGGTTTGTGATCCAAGCAATTTCGCA GTTGTCCCCTATGACAGTCAAAAGGATCTCGAAACTCTGATGTCGGAGATGTACAGTGCTTATCAATTCAAG TGGCAGCATACAAACTTGACTGTCTTTCACAAAGATCAGCTTTATGCTGCATTCTACGAGGATCTCTGGTATCGTGTGGTGGTTAAGGATCTCCTCCCTGAAGAGCAAACAGTCTCCGTGCAGTTCGTCGACTATGGAGACTACAATATAGTGCCAATGGATACATTGCAACCTCTGCCTGGAGACTTTAGGGAGCTTCCTCTACAAGCTTTCAGGGCTGAATTGAGTG GGATTTGTCCGGCTGATGGTAAAGCGTGGTCGAACAACTGTGAAAAACGCCTGAGAGAACTCCTCAGCGATCGCGACCTTGTGGCCTTGATCAAGGACAATAACATCAAGCAAGGTCAAGCCATCAAGGTCAAGTTGGTTGACACATCTGACGAGGAAAACGATGTGTGTATTGACGATGTGTTAGTTAATGAGGGGTTTGCCAAATATGTATGA
- the LOC135503316 gene encoding tudor domain-containing protein 7-like isoform X2: MDLSNVKSLLRAVVQSCKEGVPLSKLSGEYRVITGDHIPFKKLGYSTIDDFLRAIPDTASVRRNRDGDLTVYAVADESTAHLEKLIAKQKTNTKKRGRGGSRRPTARITRPLTHGGGRGGRGGAQGSYSRMPPRSNYYNSFPTAKTAPPPRFPQYSSENMADFGYSRKVLQGGGDKFGLSVSFQNTEQYRKPLLPTPQTKQGHGDDSKIHFSERYQVPPRFQRLVESGKAKGGSRQGPLETTNTNSNQPETRSLSAATTDNVSNNDVGATSDAFPRGDTSTVGYKSMLNIYLAKHKLSTPMYNSLETPSGFVSHVKVKGKTYGSRSIVKAKKTAEQLAAQSACEDLGISEALIESYTKKVPKKDSKIDEMSKEFSKVVVDTPNNEIKNRVRDLIATKPSGMWNTRFPIEYKEKYGENLPSNYGELLKSWDDIIRIEESAAAKTMSIYYPVSQSATKMMSTSSGAASRFEKVIIPPMKTYKAGDKLKVFISYTLHCNEFYVQEEASCIERIMEEIRGHYESRGCPKEITKMEEGSYCVAQFSDDGNWYRAKVISTRVSGKFETEGEVLYIDYGNTEFIPKSKMKRMLSSVAKEPAQAIKCSLHGVTPTEASWSIDCIREFCKLTEDQLLTVEVLDVIDDTCDISLGTDLLCINDVLVEKGYANQRLVEPDTLVIPDDENLDVFVSFINKTSDVVVRLVGPNYSELLEDLEEKMERFYTKKTIPPTFVRAGTLYALVNENDDGLSVNRVRAIHVDGEEVNVSFMDHGGRETVKVSQLRNLDNKFRKLPYQAITVSLSGLEEFETNEEILEKLLDDVLGKSCLAKVVSRSDRLSVILFDTSSENDVNVNNLLMETVSDQDLSPHLPTDGSLKEVYIIHIDPNGLFHLQVPGPGKQRLETMMGEIQAHFSKRIGADEFIANPEPGQIVCARDLVDSRWCRAEILQVLPDRKVEVYYVDYGNSEVTEISELRSPAKASPHTLSFPHQAVQCTLFGLPPPGKMWTQETVRTLEASIDLDAFVPIKTMTQATDNSPAEVVMFLFDENERNFIPLNEDILEFADDLEAEVNDVVFDDLDDVTLDESAEAAYRQEAELSDGATVASDASTAMTLDSLDVNISKLMDTTVDASEVGLNNWLVLNHTGVNDSLNTQKEENNNGQTVTDIQNISAIEPAAPPNNIGSNSNSNSGSIDSFQLPNHRTKSIDSTASFDSLSEPLSSMRMKYYHRIPIPTIADIPEVGSFFDIHVTWVCDPSNFAVVPYDSQKDLETLMSEMYSAYQFKWQHTNLTVFHKDQLYAAFYEDLWYRVVVKDLLPEEQTVSVQFVDYGDYNIVPMDTLQPLPGDFRELPLQAFRAELSGICPADGKAWSNNCEKRLRELLSDRDLVALIKDNNIKQGQAIKVKLVDTSDEENDVCIDDVLVNEGFAKYV; the protein is encoded by the exons ATGGACCTGAGTAATGTGAAGTCATTACTCAGGGCTGTGGTCCAGAGCTGCAAGGAGGGTGTTCCGCTCAGCAAACTTTCGG GAGAGTACCGTGTGATAACCGGAGATCATATCCCATTCAAAAAGCTTGGTTATTCCACAATTGATGATTTCCTGAGGGCTATTCCTGATACTGCTTCTGTCAGAAG GAATCGTGATGGCGACCTCACCGTCTACGCCGTGGCGGATGAGTCGACGGCCCATTTAGAAAAACTGATCGCCAAACAGAAGACAAATACTAAGAAGAGAGGAAGAGGAGGGTCGAGAAGGCCAACTGCTCGG ATAACAAGGCCACTAACACATGGTGGAGGTCGAGGTGGTCGGGGCGGGGCCCAGGGCTCCTACTCCCGCATGCCACCTCGATCAAACTACTACAACAGTTTCCCAACCGCAAAAACAGCTCCTCCACCACGTTTCCCGCAATACAGCAGTGAGAATATGGCAGATTTCGGATACTCACGAAAGGTTTTGCAAGGCGGTGGCGACAAGTTTGGTCTGTCCGTCAGCTTTCAGAATACGGAGCAG TACCGCAAACCGCTCCTTCCAACGCCTCAAACAAAACAAGGTCATGGTGATGACTCTAAAATTCATTTCTCTGAGCGCTACCAAGTCCCGCCGCGATTTCAAAGACTTGTGGAATCCGGCAAGGCGAAGGGAGGTTCCAGGCAGGGAC ccttggaaacaaccaacacaaattctaatcaaCCGGAGACCAGAAGTCTATCGGCAGCGACCACTGATAATGTGTCTAACAATGACGTTGGTGCCACCTCGGATGCCTTCCCTCGAGGCGACACTTCAACCGTGGGTTACAAGTCCATGCTTAATATCTATTTGGCCAAACACAAGCTCAGCACTCCCATGTATAATTCGCTGGAAACACCGTCTGGATTTGTGTCGCATGTGAAAGTCAAAGGAAAGACGTATGGATCAAGAA GCATCGTAAAGGCCAAGAAAACAGCAGAACAACTGGCGGCACAGTCTGCATGTGAAGATCTAGGCATCAGTGAAG ctCTAATCGAGAGTTATACGAAAAAGGTGCCCAAGAAAG ACAGCAAGATTGACGAAATGAGCAAAGAATTCAGCAAAGTTGTGGTGGATACGCCAAATAATGAGATCAAGAACAGAGTCCGAGAT TTGATTGCCACGAAACCCTCGGGAATGTGGAATACACGCTTCCCTATTGAATACAAAGAAAAATATGGCGAGAATTTACCATCAAATTATGGAGAATTACTTAAAAGCTGGGACGATATTATCAGAATTGAAGA GAGTGCAGCAGCGAAGACCATGTCTATATACTATCCAGTTAGTCAGTCAGCGACGAAAATGATGTCAACATCGTCTGGTGCTGCGTCCAGATTTGAGAAGGTCATCATCCCGCCGATGAAAACATACAAGGCTGG TGATAAATTGAAAGTGTTCATATCATACACGCTGCATTGCAATGAGTTTTACGTCCAGGAGGAAGCCTCGTGTATCGAAAGGATCATGGAAGAAATCCGAGGCCACTATGAG TCGCGCGGCTGCCCGAAGGAAATTACGAAAATGGAGGAAGGGAGTTACTGCGTGGCGCAGTTCAGTGACGATGGTAACTGGTACAGGGCGAAGGTTATATCGACAAGGGTTTCTGGAAAG TTTGAGACGGAAGGAGAGGTTCTTTATATTGACTACGGCAACACTGAGTTTATCCCCAAGTCGAAGATGAAGAGAATGTTATCATCAGTTGCTAAGGAACCAGCACAAGCTATAAAGTGTTCGTTACACGGGGTCACACCAACTGAG GCCTCTTGGAGCATAGACTGCATCAGGGAGTTCTGTAAACTCACGGAGGACCAGCTATTGACTGTTGAGGTTCTAGACGTCATCG ATGACACTTGTGATATCTCGCTGGGAACCGACCTTCTCTGTATCAATGACGTCCTCGTAGAGAAAGGTTATGCAAATCAACGATTAGTAGAACCAG ATACCTTGGTGATACCTGATGATGAAAATCTCGACGTCTTTGTGTcatttatcaacaaaacatCGGACGTCGTTGTACGCCTTGTGGGGCCAAACTATTCA GAACTATTAGAGGACCTCGAAGAAAAAATGGAGAGGTTTTACACCAAGAAAACCATCCCTCCAACATTCGTGCGAGCTGGTACGCTCTATGCTCTCGTGAATGAGAACGATGATGGTCTTTCGGTCAATCGGGTCCGTGCTATTCACGTTGATGGCGAAGAG GTGAATGTGTCATTTATGGATCACGGTGGAAGAGAAACCGTCAAGGTCAGCCAATTGAGGAATTTAGACAACAAGTTCAGGAAGCTGCCGTATCAGGCCATTACTGTCAGTTTATCAGGCTTGGAAGAATTTGAAACGAACGAAGAAATTTTGGAGAAATTGTTGGATGATGTACTTGGAAAGAGTTGCTTGGCGAAAGTTGTTAGCAG ATCAGATCGTCTGAGTGTGATCCTCTTTGACACGTCTTCTGAAAACGACGTCAACGTCAACAATCTCCTCATGGAGACCGTCAGCGACCAAGACTTGTCACCACACCTGCCAACAGATGGCTCTCTCAAGGAAGTTTACATCATCCATATTGACCCTAATGGCCTGTTCCACCTCCAGGTGCCTGGGCCGGGGAAGCAGCGCCTTGAGACGATGATGGGAGAGATCCAGGCACACTTTTCTAAG AGGATTGGTGCGGATGAATTCATCGCGAATCCTGAACCGGGCCAGATAGTCTGTGCGAGAGACCTGGTAGACAGTCGATGGTGTCGGGCAGAGATTCTCCAGGTTCTTCCCGACAGGAAGGTGGAGGTGTATTACGTCGATTACGGCAATTCAGAAGTCACCGAGATCAGCGAACTGCGTAGTCCAGCTAAAGCTAGTCCGCATACACTGTCATTCCCTCATCAg GCAGTGCAGTGTACATTGTTCGGTTTACCGCCTCCCGGGAAGATGTGGACCCAAGAGACTGTGAGGACTCTTGAAGCCTCCATCGATTTGGATGCGTTTGTGCCAATTAAG ACCATGACGCAAGCAACAGACAACAGTCCGGCGGAAGTGGTCATGTTCCTCTTCGACGAGAATGAGAGGAATTTCATCCCATTGAATGAAGATATATTAGAATT TGCTGATGACTTGGAAGCCGAAGTGAATGATGTCGTATTTGATGATTTAGACGACGTAACTTTAGATGAATCGGCTGAAGCCGCCTATAGGCAGGAAGCGGAACTATCAGATGGTGCTACGGTAGCCTCGGATGCTTCAACAGCCATGACGTTGGATAGTCTTGatgtcaacatttcaaaactgaTGGACACCACTGTTGATGCTTCTGAAGTTGGGCTGAACAATTGGCTAGTCTTGAATCACACTGGCGTCAACGATTCTTTAAATACTCAAAAAGAGGAAAATAACAACGGGCAAACAGTTACAGATATTCAAAATATCTCCGCTATTGAACCAGCGGCGCCACCAaacaacattggcagcaactcAAATTCGAACTCTGGGTCCATAGATTCGTTCCAGCTTCCAAATCATCGGACTAAGTCCATAGACTCGACGGCGAGCTTTGATAGCTTGTCGGAACCGTTATCGAGTATGCGGATGAAATATTATCACAGGATCCCGATACCGACGATAGCAGACATACCGGAGGTTGGGAGTTTCTTCGATATTCATGTGACGTGGGTTTGTGATCCAAGCAATTTCGCA GTTGTCCCCTATGACAGTCAAAAGGATCTCGAAACTCTGATGTCGGAGATGTACAGTGCTTATCAATTCAAG TGGCAGCATACAAACTTGACTGTCTTTCACAAAGATCAGCTTTATGCTGCATTCTACGAGGATCTCTGGTATCGTGTGGTGGTTAAGGATCTCCTCCCTGAAGAGCAAACAGTCTCCGTGCAGTTCGTCGACTATGGAGACTACAATATAGTGCCAATGGATACATTGCAACCTCTGCCTGGAGACTTTAGGGAGCTTCCTCTACAAGCTTTCAGGGCTGAATTGAGTG GGATTTGTCCGGCTGATGGTAAAGCGTGGTCGAACAACTGTGAAAAACGCCTGAGAGAACTCCTCAGCGATCGCGACCTTGTGGCCTTGATCAAGGACAATAACATCAAGCAAGGTCAAGCCATCAAGGTCAAGTTGGTTGACACATCTGACGAGGAAAACGATGTGTGTATTGACGATGTGTTAGTTAATGAGGGGTTTGCCAAATATGTATGA